Proteins found in one Massilia sp. H6 genomic segment:
- a CDS encoding extracellular solute-binding protein, whose product MNPFPVRQAARLLAIALALACAPARAQVEVRMWTLLSGGDGARMADLVQRFNASQREVRVTSTTLKWGEPFYTKLITASVVGAGPDLATVHLSRMTNLAGGGVLRPIRAGELQDAGLKSADFYPRQWNKSQHAGQTYAVPLDLHPLVLYYNKTLAGQAGLLDAAGTLKPIQGIDALSAAFRAVKQATGRPGMTMESSQSSYAIWRLWVSMLAQRDVPLIRDGRFAYGAAGVDSLARVSSWFQQGYAQPGLDYPASTSQFMGGNAGFMINGVWEVPEMVRATRRGTLGFEYGIVPLPRMYGNDSVWADSHAFAIPANEGRPMTPEKARAALRFVAFVSKHSLGWAEGGHVLAYRPVAESPAALALMPNRLYAGVPRHVIYDPDAWYMGAAGPLQAMASKFLPAALSSQLTPAQALRMFETEAARLIRKRAPRY is encoded by the coding sequence TTGAACCCATTCCCGGTGCGCCAGGCGGCCAGGCTGCTGGCAATTGCGCTGGCGCTGGCATGCGCGCCCGCCCGGGCGCAGGTCGAGGTGCGCATGTGGACCCTGCTCAGCGGCGGCGACGGCGCGCGCATGGCCGACCTGGTCCAGCGCTTCAATGCCAGTCAGCGCGAAGTGCGCGTGACCAGTACCACGCTGAAATGGGGCGAGCCGTTCTACACCAAGCTGATCACCGCCTCGGTGGTCGGCGCCGGCCCCGACCTGGCCACCGTGCACCTGTCGCGCATGACCAACCTGGCAGGCGGCGGGGTACTGCGCCCGATCCGTGCCGGCGAACTGCAGGACGCCGGCTTGAAGAGCGCCGATTTCTACCCGCGCCAGTGGAACAAGTCGCAGCACGCCGGCCAGACCTACGCGGTGCCGCTCGACCTGCACCCGCTGGTCCTGTACTACAACAAGACCCTGGCCGGCCAGGCCGGCCTGCTCGACGCGGCCGGCACGCTCAAGCCGATCCAGGGAATCGACGCCCTGAGCGCAGCCTTTCGCGCCGTGAAGCAGGCAACCGGCCGTCCGGGCATGACGATGGAAAGCAGCCAGAGTTCGTATGCCATCTGGCGCCTGTGGGTCTCGATGCTGGCCCAGCGCGACGTGCCCCTGATCCGCGACGGCCGTTTCGCCTACGGCGCTGCGGGGGTGGACTCGCTGGCGCGCGTGAGCAGCTGGTTCCAGCAGGGCTATGCCCAGCCTGGCCTGGACTACCCGGCCTCGACCAGCCAGTTCATGGGCGGCAATGCCGGCTTCATGATCAACGGCGTGTGGGAAGTGCCTGAAATGGTGCGCGCCACCCGGCGCGGCACGCTCGGATTCGAGTACGGCATCGTGCCGCTGCCGCGCATGTACGGCAACGATAGCGTCTGGGCCGATTCGCACGCGTTTGCGATTCCCGCCAACGAAGGCAGGCCCATGACGCCGGAAAAGGCGCGCGCGGCGCTGCGCTTCGTGGCCTTTGTCAGCAAGCATTCGTTGGGCTGGGCCGAGGGCGGGCATGTGCTGGCCTACCGGCCGGTGGCCGAGTCGCCGGCCGCCCTGGCCTTGATGCCCAACCGCCTGTATGCCGGCGTGCCGCGCCACGTGATCTACGACCCGGACGCCTGGTACATGGGCGCTGCCGGTCCGCTGCAGGCGATGGCGTCGAAATTTCTGCCGGCGGCACTATCCTCGCAGCTCACGCCCGCGCAGGCCCTGCGCATGTTTGAAACCGAGGCGGCGCGCCTGATCCGCAAGCGCGCTCCGCGCTACTGA
- a CDS encoding translation initiation factor Sui1, translating into MKPGATSALVYSTDAGRICPECRQPVARCACKASTVAPGDGVVRVSRQTKGRGGKSVTLVKGLALDAAALALLGKQLRTACGSGGTVKDGVLEIQGEHCELVIETLRRLGHDPKRAGG; encoded by the coding sequence ATGAAACCTGGCGCAACCAGTGCACTGGTCTATTCCACCGACGCCGGGCGCATCTGTCCGGAATGCCGGCAGCCGGTCGCGCGCTGCGCCTGCAAGGCCAGTACCGTGGCGCCAGGCGACGGCGTGGTGCGCGTGTCGCGCCAGACCAAGGGGCGGGGCGGCAAGAGCGTCACGCTGGTCAAGGGACTGGCGCTCGATGCTGCCGCACTGGCCCTGCTTGGCAAGCAGTTGCGCACCGCCTGTGGATCGGGCGGTACCGTCAAGGATGGCGTGCTCGAGATCCAGGGCGAACACTGCGAGCTGGTGATCGAAACGCTCAGAAGGCTCGGCCACGATCCGAAGCGTGCCGGCGGCTGA
- a CDS encoding ABC transporter ATP-binding protein, producing MASVRLQGITKQYDNHPVLKGIDLDIADGEFVVLVGPSGCGKSTLLRIVAGLEQVGSGTVNIGDRLCNEVRPAERGIAMVFQSYALYPHMTVAQNMGFALKLAGVARAEIDERVARAAQILQIGHLLERRPKALSGGQRQRVAIGRAIVRKPAVFLFDEPLSNLDAALRGQTRVELARLHRELNATMIYVTHDQVEAMTLGQKIVVLNGGHIEQSGTPLQLYERPANRFVAGFLGSPRMNFLPGALAGEEGSAAHVRLASGALVRVAADATRAAPGAAVTLGLRPEHLRIEAQDAQEGGFAATVTLVEYLGDSSIVYLQAEGVPDMVAVKSGAAQGALAAGARVTLAFDPAHGHLFDAEGLALPRALPG from the coding sequence ATGGCATCCGTGCGCCTGCAAGGCATCACCAAGCAGTATGACAACCATCCCGTGCTCAAGGGGATCGACCTGGACATCGCGGACGGCGAATTCGTGGTGCTGGTCGGGCCTTCGGGCTGCGGCAAGTCGACCTTGCTGCGCATCGTCGCCGGCCTGGAACAGGTCGGCTCGGGCACGGTGAACATTGGCGACCGGCTCTGCAACGAGGTGCGCCCGGCCGAGCGCGGCATCGCCATGGTGTTCCAGAGTTATGCGCTGTATCCGCACATGACCGTGGCGCAGAACATGGGTTTCGCGCTGAAGCTGGCCGGGGTGGCGCGCGCCGAGATCGACGAGCGGGTGGCGCGCGCCGCGCAGATCCTGCAGATCGGACACCTGCTCGAGCGCCGTCCCAAGGCGCTGTCGGGCGGCCAGCGCCAGCGCGTGGCGATCGGGCGGGCGATCGTGCGCAAACCCGCGGTATTCCTGTTCGACGAGCCGCTGTCGAACCTGGATGCGGCGCTGCGCGGCCAGACCCGGGTCGAACTGGCACGTCTGCACCGCGAGCTGAACGCCACCATGATCTACGTTACCCACGACCAGGTCGAGGCCATGACCCTGGGCCAGAAGATCGTGGTGCTCAACGGCGGCCATATCGAGCAGTCGGGCACGCCGCTGCAGCTCTACGAGCGCCCGGCCAACCGTTTCGTGGCCGGTTTTCTTGGGTCGCCGCGCATGAACTTCTTGCCGGGCGCGCTGGCCGGAGAAGAGGGCAGCGCCGCCCATGTGCGCCTTGCCAGCGGCGCACTGGTGCGGGTGGCGGCCGATGCCACGCGGGCCGCCCCCGGCGCTGCCGTGACCCTCGGGCTGCGCCCCGAACACTTGCGCATCGAAGCCCAGGACGCGCAAGAAGGGGGCTTTGCTGCCACCGTGACCCTGGTCGAATACCTGGGCGACAGTAGCATCGTGTACCTGCAGGCCGAGGGCGTGCCCGACATGGTGGCGGTCAAATCTGGCGCGGCCCAGGGCGCGCTGGCGGCCGGGGCCCGTGTCACGCTGGCCTTCGACCCGGCCCACGGCCACCTGTTCGACGCCGAAGGCCTGGCCTTGCCGCGCGCCCTGCCTGGGTGA
- a CDS encoding TonB-dependent receptor encodes MTTLTVRPVCAAAMLLCSHIGFAAAQNTTPAGQGAAPADGMARVEVTGIRSSIRSAEQIKRDAEQVVDSINADDIGKFPDRAAGDALQRIAGVQVGRDRGETNTVIIRGLPDVATTIDGNEIFTGTGRRLSYQDLPVQSIAGLDVYKSATANQFEGGIAGAVNIRLRAPFDFKGYTVTGFLENRRSQVEGSDGSKKHNNPGAGLLLSNRWQTGVGEMGVLVDIAYNKDRWTFPVQWVDRPDRIFSVSPDGSATRLNDDQPIAPLRPGDRLGELPNIGGIYNAGDRERGSIHAAFQWKISPSTELSTQYLGTGYRGESEVDYILNIATWTPRLTNVVLAPQGDYCNTSQGVICPIQAASAAAAQFGGPYDWDPYTATSTWGVKERTDTHFLNVALKHRSGALSVDSNLAFTRSDFINDTVIVDQQIPGASASVYTYGRDGHGGYNSITTPTSNAALRDPSQFVLRGMVQNWGESRGEQVQFRSDAVYRIGGDGVISALTGGLRLSRRDVGFHSGERANDLRGAVRPTPIGAFGPSFQTLVPGLDRLGGPWYTPSREFLIHQADAVRAFYGQPLGRVPDDPMRLFEQDERTATLHLGARWRAALGSVGMTGNVGARLVKVDRQLQGNQRLGDVVTPINVDSDETNFLPNVSAVVNWTDRLQSHLSLGKTITRPEFAQLNPALSLIPPTVNAPGTGSSGNPNLAPTESVNTDATLEYYFQNNGFVQVALFHRDIDGYLQNVEQNETINGVSYRVNRPQNSGKGKLKGAEFGIQKFFDFLPGAWSGLGAQFNYTWIDGENQTRTAFGSGAFTTTELVGVARQSYNLALLYEGSGLTGRLAATRRGKYVEQIAEPRFGQDRYVRQATYVDLSIGYELSKHLSLHLDAINLTRERYESYLGDPIRPRDIRYNPTTYGVSLRYRM; translated from the coding sequence ATGACCACGTTGACAGTCCGGCCAGTGTGCGCTGCCGCCATGCTGCTGTGCAGCCACATCGGCTTCGCTGCCGCCCAAAATACCACACCTGCCGGCCAGGGCGCCGCGCCGGCGGACGGCATGGCCAGGGTAGAAGTGACCGGCATCCGCAGCAGCATCCGCTCGGCCGAACAGATCAAGCGCGATGCCGAACAGGTGGTCGACTCGATCAATGCCGACGATATCGGTAAATTTCCCGACCGCGCAGCCGGCGACGCCCTGCAGCGCATCGCCGGGGTACAGGTGGGCCGCGACCGCGGCGAGACCAATACCGTGATCATCCGCGGCCTGCCCGACGTCGCCACCACCATCGACGGCAACGAGATCTTTACCGGTACCGGCCGCCGCCTGTCGTACCAGGATTTGCCGGTGCAGTCGATCGCGGGCCTGGACGTGTACAAGTCGGCCACCGCCAACCAGTTCGAGGGCGGTATCGCCGGCGCGGTCAACATCCGCCTGCGCGCGCCCTTCGACTTCAAGGGCTATACCGTGACCGGTTTCCTGGAAAACCGGCGCAGCCAGGTCGAGGGCAGCGATGGCAGCAAGAAGCATAACAACCCGGGCGCTGGCCTGTTGCTGAGCAACCGCTGGCAGACCGGCGTGGGCGAGATGGGCGTGCTGGTGGACATCGCCTACAACAAGGATCGCTGGACCTTCCCGGTCCAGTGGGTCGACCGTCCCGACCGCATCTTTTCGGTCAGTCCGGATGGCAGCGCCACCCGCCTCAACGACGACCAGCCGATCGCGCCGCTGCGTCCCGGCGACCGGCTGGGCGAATTGCCCAACATCGGTGGCATCTACAATGCGGGCGACCGTGAGCGCGGCAGCATCCACGCGGCCTTCCAATGGAAGATCAGCCCGTCCACCGAACTGAGCACCCAGTACCTGGGCACCGGCTACCGCGGCGAGAGTGAGGTCGACTACATCCTGAACATCGCCACCTGGACCCCGCGCCTGACCAATGTGGTGCTGGCGCCGCAGGGCGACTACTGCAATACATCGCAGGGCGTGATCTGCCCGATCCAGGCGGCCAGCGCGGCGGCCGCGCAGTTCGGCGGCCCCTACGACTGGGATCCCTACACCGCCACCAGCACCTGGGGCGTAAAGGAGCGCACCGACACCCATTTCCTGAATGTCGCCCTGAAACACCGTAGCGGCGCGCTCTCGGTGGACAGCAACCTGGCTTTCACGCGCTCGGATTTCATCAACGATACCGTGATCGTCGACCAGCAGATCCCGGGTGCCAGCGCGTCGGTCTATACCTATGGCCGCGACGGCCATGGCGGCTACAACAGCATCACCACGCCGACCTCCAACGCGGCGCTGCGCGACCCGAGCCAGTTCGTCTTGCGCGGCATGGTGCAGAACTGGGGCGAATCGCGCGGCGAGCAGGTGCAGTTCCGCTCGGACGCCGTGTACCGCATCGGCGGCGACGGCGTCATTAGTGCGCTCACCGGCGGACTGCGGCTGTCCAGGCGCGACGTCGGCTTCCATAGCGGCGAGCGCGCCAACGATTTGCGCGGCGCCGTGCGGCCGACCCCGATCGGCGCCTTTGGCCCTTCGTTCCAGACCCTGGTGCCGGGCCTGGACCGGCTGGGCGGCCCGTGGTACACCCCGTCGCGAGAATTCCTGATCCACCAGGCCGATGCCGTACGTGCGTTCTATGGCCAGCCACTGGGCCGGGTGCCGGACGACCCGATGCGCCTGTTCGAGCAAGACGAACGCACCGCCACGCTGCACCTGGGCGCGCGCTGGAGGGCCGCGCTAGGCTCGGTGGGCATGACTGGCAACGTCGGCGCTCGCCTGGTGAAAGTCGACCGCCAGCTGCAGGGCAACCAGCGGCTCGGCGACGTCGTCACGCCCATCAATGTCGACAGCGACGAGACCAATTTTTTACCGAACGTGTCGGCAGTCGTGAACTGGACCGATCGGCTGCAGTCGCACCTCAGCCTGGGCAAGACCATCACCCGTCCGGAATTTGCACAACTGAACCCGGCCCTGTCCCTGATTCCGCCAACCGTCAACGCGCCCGGCACCGGTTCGTCGGGTAACCCGAACCTGGCGCCGACCGAATCGGTCAACACCGACGCCACCTTGGAATACTACTTCCAGAACAACGGCTTCGTGCAGGTCGCGCTGTTTCACCGCGATATCGACGGCTACCTGCAAAATGTCGAGCAGAACGAAACCATCAACGGCGTGAGCTACCGGGTCAACCGCCCGCAGAACTCGGGCAAGGGCAAGCTCAAGGGCGCCGAATTCGGTATCCAGAAGTTCTTCGACTTTCTGCCGGGCGCCTGGAGCGGGCTGGGCGCGCAGTTCAACTACACCTGGATCGACGGCGAAAACCAGACCCGCACCGCGTTCGGCAGCGGCGCCTTCACCACGACCGAACTGGTCGGCGTAGCGCGCCAGAGCTATAACCTGGCGCTGCTCTACGAGGGCAGCGGCCTGACCGGACGCCTGGCGGCGACCCGGCGCGGCAAGTATGTCGAGCAGATCGCCGAACCGCGCTTTGGCCAGGACCGCTATGTCAGGCAAGCGACCTATGTCGACCTGAGCATCGGCTACGAGCTGAGCAAGCACTTGTCGCTGCATCTCGATGCGATCAACCTGACCCGGGAGCGCTACGAGAGCTACCTGGGCGACCCGATCCGCCCACGCGATATCCGCTACAACCCGACCACCTACGGCGTGAGCCTGCGCTACCGGATGTAG
- a CDS encoding serine hydrolase translates to MRRTCLALLLTAVLAGPAQADRLDDALLAEMKRRQVPGLSVLVLKDGKVIKEKGYGLANVEHAVPVTPQTVFQSGSVGKTFTAALILLLERDGKLSLDDPLSRHLPGTPPAWDKITLRHLLSHTSGLGDPYEIIDLRKDYSDEELMALEARVPMRFSPGEKWSYSNMGYHLLGFVANRVGGKFYGEQLRERLFAPLGMGTRVISESDIIPHRAAGYERKDGVLKNQAWVAPRLNTTADGSLYLTARDLARWDQALYGDAILDARLRQASFTPAKLNDGSDAPYGYGWYVDKVKGRRHISHGGAWQGFRAHLCRYVDDKLTVIILANADSAPPSRFANMVAAHYVPDLFDAPAKAIADPEPALTAQVRAAMAGLAAGQAPAGANDELAAKLTPAVLARVAEALREAGTLRSVGLLSRKDDAAGRRLRYRFEHDTETLLVSITLDQGGRFAALNFSPE, encoded by the coding sequence ATGCGCCGCACCTGCCTTGCCCTGCTGTTGACCGCCGTCCTTGCCGGACCGGCCCAGGCCGACCGTCTCGACGACGCCCTGCTCGCGGAAATGAAACGCCGCCAGGTGCCCGGCCTGAGCGTGCTGGTGCTCAAGGACGGCAAGGTGATCAAGGAAAAAGGCTATGGCCTGGCCAATGTCGAGCACGCGGTGCCGGTTACGCCGCAGACCGTGTTCCAGTCTGGGTCGGTCGGCAAGACCTTTACCGCGGCCTTGATCTTGCTGCTCGAGCGCGACGGCAAGCTCAGCCTCGACGATCCGCTCTCGCGCCACCTGCCCGGTACCCCGCCGGCCTGGGACAAGATCACGCTGCGGCACCTGCTGTCGCATACCTCCGGCTTGGGCGACCCCTACGAGATCATCGACCTGCGCAAGGACTACAGCGACGAAGAGCTCATGGCGCTGGAAGCGCGCGTGCCGATGCGCTTCTCTCCCGGCGAGAAATGGTCTTACAGCAATATGGGCTACCACCTGCTCGGCTTCGTCGCCAACCGGGTGGGCGGCAAGTTCTATGGCGAGCAGTTGCGCGAGCGCCTGTTCGCTCCGCTCGGCATGGGCACGCGCGTCATCAGCGAATCCGACATCATCCCGCACCGCGCCGCCGGCTACGAACGCAAGGATGGCGTGCTCAAGAACCAGGCCTGGGTCGCGCCGCGCCTGAACACCACTGCCGACGGCAGCCTGTATCTGACCGCGCGCGACCTGGCGCGCTGGGACCAGGCGCTGTACGGCGACGCCATCCTCGATGCCAGGCTGCGCCAGGCCAGCTTCACGCCGGCCAAGCTCAACGACGGCAGCGACGCCCCCTATGGCTATGGCTGGTACGTCGACAAGGTCAAGGGCCGCCGTCATATCTCGCATGGCGGCGCCTGGCAAGGCTTCCGCGCGCACCTGTGCCGCTATGTCGACGACAAGCTCACCGTGATCATCCTGGCCAACGCCGACTCCGCGCCGCCCTCGCGGTTTGCCAACATGGTGGCGGCGCATTACGTGCCCGACTTGTTCGATGCGCCGGCCAAAGCCATCGCCGATCCGGAGCCCGCGTTGACCGCGCAGGTGCGCGCGGCCATGGCTGGCCTGGCCGCTGGCCAGGCGCCGGCTGGCGCAAATGACGAACTTGCCGCCAAGCTGACCCCGGCCGTGCTCGCGCGGGTGGCCGAGGCCCTGCGCGAAGCTGGCACGCTGCGCTCGGTCGGGCTGCTCTCGCGCAAGGACGATGCAGCCGGGCGCCGCTTGCGCTACCGCTTCGAGCACGATACCGAAACGCTGCTGGTATCGATCACGCTCGACCAGGGCGGCAGGTTCGCCGCCCTGAACTTCTCGCCCGAGTAA
- a CDS encoding carbohydrate ABC transporter permease: MKHAKTALMQAPMQARSNLAWTVIGAGAALLLAAMWVAPLLWALSTALRPEHETVSAVFRWLPQQWTLEAFARVLAAGNVGRWLFNSALVALLVTVLTMALSLMAAYAFSQLRFRGRSLVFGLTMLAFLVPFEALLVPLFRMMNQLGLINSYPGIVLPQVVAPVVIYVFKGFFDAIPADFREAAVMDGAGALRILWSVYLPVSGNIVWAMAIVSFIGAWNNFLWPFIIITSNDMMTIPLGLTQTYDAFGVRYAQLMAGALLGALPVALAYVLFQRRVTQGFLAATGLKG, encoded by the coding sequence ATGAAGCACGCGAAGACCGCGTTGATGCAGGCGCCGATGCAGGCGCGCAGCAACCTGGCGTGGACCGTGATCGGCGCCGGCGCCGCGCTGCTGCTGGCGGCCATGTGGGTGGCGCCGCTCTTGTGGGCGCTGAGCACCGCGCTGCGGCCCGAACACGAAACCGTGTCCGCCGTCTTTCGCTGGTTGCCGCAGCAATGGACCCTGGAAGCCTTTGCCAGGGTGCTCGCCGCCGGCAATGTCGGGCGCTGGCTGTTCAACAGCGCCCTGGTCGCCCTGTTGGTGACCGTGCTGACGATGGCGCTCTCGCTGATGGCCGCGTATGCGTTTTCGCAGCTGCGCTTTCGCGGCCGCTCGCTGGTGTTCGGGCTGACCATGCTGGCCTTCCTGGTGCCGTTCGAGGCGCTGCTGGTGCCGCTGTTTCGCATGATGAACCAGCTTGGCCTGATCAACAGCTATCCGGGCATCGTGCTGCCGCAGGTGGTGGCGCCGGTCGTCATCTATGTGTTCAAGGGATTTTTCGACGCGATTCCCGCTGATTTTCGCGAAGCGGCCGTGATGGACGGGGCTGGAGCGCTGCGCATCTTGTGGAGCGTCTACCTGCCGGTGTCGGGCAATATCGTATGGGCGATGGCGATCGTTAGCTTTATCGGGGCATGGAATAATTTTTTGTGGCCTTTCATCATCATTACCTCGAACGACATGATGACCATTCCGCTCGGCCTGACGCAGACGTATGACGCCTTCGGAGTACGCTACGCCCAGCTGATGGCGGGGGCGCTGCTGGGCGCGCTGCCGGTGGCGCTGGCCTATGTGCTGTTCCAGCGCCGTGTCACCCAGGGCTTCCTGGCCGCCACCGGCCTCAAGGGTTAA
- a CDS encoding DMT family transporter, with translation MWIGVLCGLLAGAMWGLVFIVPEILDDFSPLELAVGRYVAYGAMAFALLLPRLKPLFATLLPSHYAVMLRHALAGNIVYYMLLATGVSHAGVAPTSLIIGMLPVLVTLLGRNDAGAPPLRRLVLPLLLVGAGIACINLDTFLHAGANRSPGSIAVGVLGAAGALLCWSWYALDNARFLKRNPQFSSAQWGALYGLSSGVLALLLGACAWAWAMATAAPSAAAAAAAAAAAAAAPARDWALFWACNAGLALGASLIGNHLWNVASRRVPVTLSGQLILFETLFALLYGFVYRGHGPRALEVAAIALLVAGVTWSVRAHAADRQACAFEASALQAGHADLADGDGMPGAAHRHQP, from the coding sequence ATGTGGATAGGTGTGCTGTGCGGCCTGCTGGCCGGCGCGATGTGGGGGCTGGTGTTCATCGTGCCCGAGATACTCGACGATTTCTCGCCGCTGGAGCTGGCCGTGGGGCGCTACGTCGCTTATGGCGCGATGGCCTTCGCGCTGCTGCTGCCGCGCCTGAAACCCCTGTTCGCCACCCTGCTGCCGAGCCACTACGCGGTCATGCTGCGCCATGCGCTGGCCGGCAACATCGTCTATTACATGCTGCTGGCGACAGGCGTGAGCCATGCCGGCGTGGCCCCGACCTCGCTGATCATCGGCATGCTGCCGGTGTTGGTGACCCTGCTGGGCCGCAACGACGCCGGCGCGCCGCCCCTGCGCCGGCTGGTGCTGCCGCTGTTGCTGGTGGGGGCCGGCATTGCGTGCATCAATCTCGACACCTTCTTGCATGCGGGCGCAAACCGTTCGCCTGGTTCGATCGCCGTGGGCGTGCTGGGCGCGGCAGGCGCCCTGCTCTGCTGGAGCTGGTATGCGCTGGACAACGCGCGCTTCCTGAAACGCAACCCACAGTTCTCCAGCGCCCAGTGGGGCGCGCTGTATGGCCTGTCCAGCGGCGTGCTGGCTCTGCTGCTGGGCGCCTGCGCCTGGGCCTGGGCCATGGCAACGGCCGCCCCTTCTGCTGCTGCTGCTGCTGCTGCTGCTGCTGCTGCTGCTGCTGCGCCGGCGCGCGACTGGGCGCTGTTCTGGGCTTGCAATGCCGGGCTCGCGCTGGGCGCCTCGCTGATCGGCAACCACCTCTGGAACGTGGCCAGCCGCCGGGTGCCGGTCACGCTTTCGGGCCAGCTGATCCTGTTCGAGACCCTGTTCGCGCTGCTGTACGGCTTCGTGTACCGCGGCCATGGCCCCCGGGCGCTGGAAGTCGCGGCGATTGCGCTGCTGGTGGCGGGCGTGACCTGGTCGGTGCGCGCCCACGCCGCCGACCGCCAGGCCTGCGCCTTCGAAGCCTCAGCGCTTCAGGCGGGCCACGCTGACCTGGCCGACGGTGACGGCATGCCCGGCGCCGCCCATCGCCACCAGCCCTAG
- a CDS encoding glycoside hydrolase family 43 protein, whose amino-acid sequence MHKTYSNPVYPEIMADPFVLRHEGRYFAYGTAPDGPGGGRFPILVSTDLVDWHLAGYALSAAGDAHFWAPEVAFSEGRFWLYYSAGDSQGKHHRLRVAVSNDPLGPFADCGVLLVPGQPFSIDAHPFRDHDGQWYLYYCVDFLEFEDDHRIGTGIVVDRMLAMNRLEGKPRTVVRPHADWQLFKKGRAMYDAVYDWHTVEGAALLVHGGKYYCFYSGGAWEQENYGVSWVVADHPLGPFSRPPGSESALLMSSRPPQIIGPGHNSFTTSPDGSQEWIVYHAWDSAMSGRRMCIDQLEWKNGQPATAGPTCSRQPAPAGRVA is encoded by the coding sequence ATGCACAAGACCTACAGCAATCCGGTCTACCCGGAGATCATGGCCGACCCCTTCGTGCTCAGGCACGAAGGGCGGTATTTTGCCTACGGCACCGCGCCCGACGGTCCGGGCGGCGGGCGCTTTCCGATCCTGGTCTCGACCGACCTGGTCGACTGGCACCTGGCCGGCTACGCGCTCTCGGCCGCCGGCGACGCGCATTTCTGGGCCCCCGAAGTGGCCTTCAGCGAGGGCAGGTTCTGGCTCTATTATTCGGCGGGCGACAGCCAGGGCAAGCACCACCGGCTGCGCGTAGCCGTCTCCAACGATCCGCTCGGCCCATTCGCCGACTGCGGCGTGCTGCTGGTGCCCGGCCAGCCATTCTCGATCGACGCCCACCCGTTTCGCGACCACGACGGCCAGTGGTACCTGTACTACTGCGTTGATTTCCTCGAGTTCGAGGACGATCACCGCATCGGCACCGGCATCGTGGTCGACCGCATGCTGGCCATGAACCGGCTCGAAGGCAAGCCACGCACGGTGGTGCGCCCGCACGCCGACTGGCAGCTGTTCAAGAAAGGACGGGCGATGTATGACGCCGTCTACGATTGGCACACGGTAGAAGGCGCGGCGCTGCTGGTCCATGGCGGCAAGTACTACTGCTTCTACAGCGGCGGCGCCTGGGAACAGGAAAACTACGGCGTGAGCTGGGTGGTCGCCGACCATCCGCTCGGGCCGTTCTCGCGGCCGCCGGGCAGCGAATCGGCCTTGCTCATGAGCTCGCGGCCACCGCAGATCATCGGACCGGGCCACAATAGCTTTACTACCTCACCCGACGGCAGCCAGGAGTGGATCGTTTACCATGCCTGGGACAGCGCCATGAGCGGGCGCCGCATGTGCATCGACCAGCTGGAGTGGAAAAACGGCCAGCCGGCGACCGCCGGGCCGACCTGTAGCCGGCAGCCGGCGCCGGCGGGGCGGGTAGCATAG
- a CDS encoding carbohydrate ABC transporter permease: MNITSGDAGMGARIQTPTPTRRRGDALPAALLLAPFAVTFVLFFFLPALETFYMSLTESSLTRTNAFVGFANYATLVRDPSFWAALGNTFYFALLTVLPLTALGLLMALLVNHFTRASNWLQGAFFLPFVLPISVMTLIADWMLQPSSGVVNYVLGMQRAWFADLAWAMPMVAIATIWWTVGFNMLMFLAGLRNIPLDLYEAAALDGARGLALFRAITWPALRPVAGMALVLQLIASMKIFGQTYIMTSGGPFNTTRVTLHYMYETAFTQSDAGYAAAIAVAFVVIVVVLSLVHAGLARWLARRNA; encoded by the coding sequence ATGAACATCACTTCTGGCGACGCCGGCATGGGGGCGAGAATCCAGACCCCGACCCCGACCAGGCGGCGCGGCGACGCGCTGCCGGCTGCGCTGCTGCTGGCGCCGTTCGCGGTCACCTTTGTACTGTTCTTCTTCCTGCCGGCGCTCGAGACGTTCTACATGAGCCTGACTGAAAGCAGCCTGACCCGCACCAATGCGTTTGTCGGCTTCGCCAACTACGCCACGCTGGTGCGCGATCCCTCGTTCTGGGCCGCGCTCGGCAACACCTTTTATTTCGCCTTGCTCACGGTGCTGCCGCTGACGGCGCTCGGCCTGCTCATGGCGCTGCTGGTGAACCACTTCACGCGCGCCAGCAACTGGCTGCAGGGCGCGTTCTTTCTGCCTTTCGTGCTGCCGATCTCGGTGATGACGCTGATCGCCGACTGGATGCTGCAGCCATCGAGCGGCGTGGTGAACTACGTGCTGGGCATGCAGCGCGCCTGGTTCGCCGACCTTGCCTGGGCGATGCCGATGGTCGCCATCGCCACCATCTGGTGGACGGTTGGCTTCAACATGCTGATGTTCCTGGCGGGCCTGCGCAACATTCCGCTCGACCTGTACGAGGCGGCAGCGCTCGATGGCGCCCGCGGCCTGGCGCTGTTTCGCGCCATTACCTGGCCGGCGCTGCGTCCTGTGGCCGGCATGGCCCTGGTGCTGCAGCTGATCGCGTCGATGAAGATCTTCGGGCAGACCTACATCATGACCAGCGGCGGACCGTTCAACACCACGCGCGTGACCCTGCACTACATGTACGAGACCGCATTCACGCAGAGCGACGCGGGCTATGCCGCCGCCATCGCGGTGGCATTCGTGGTGATCGTGGTGGTGCTGTCGCTGGTCCATGCGGGCCTGGCGCGCTGGCTGGCACGGAGGAACGCATGA